One genomic region from Sphingomonas paeninsulae encodes:
- a CDS encoding YggT family protein encodes MLISIVQILYILLSIIWWVIVIQAVMSWLIAFNVINTHNDFVRSIWQALDRITEPLYRPIRKILPDFGALDLSPLVVLLVLYILQTVVLPNLLMSAS; translated from the coding sequence ATGCTCATTTCGATCGTCCAGATTCTTTATATCCTGTTGAGCATCATCTGGTGGGTCATCGTTATTCAGGCGGTCATGTCGTGGCTGATCGCCTTTAACGTGATCAACACGCACAATGATTTCGTTCGGTCGATCTGGCAGGCACTCGACCGGATTACCGAGCCGCTTTATCGCCCGATCCGCAAGATTCTGCCTGATTTCGGTGCCCTCGACCTGTCGCCGCTCGTCGTGCTGCTCGTACTCTATATTCTCCAAACAGTGGTTCTGCCGAACCTTCTGATGTCGGCAAGCTGA
- the folD gene encoding bifunctional methylenetetrahydrofolate dehydrogenase/methenyltetrahydrofolate cyclohydrolase FolD — MIIDGKAFAAALRAEVATGVALLSRVPGLAVVLVGSDPASAVYVRSKGKACREAGMASFEHPLPAETSQADLVALVHQLNADPAVDGILVQLPLPDHIDANAIIAAIDPEKDVDGFTPENAGRLATGLEGFVPCTPLGAMMMLKATRGDLTGLEAVVIGRSNIVGKPMAALLLGESCTVTIAHSRTRNLPAVVRRADIVVAAVGRPEMVRGDWIKPGATVIDVGINRVDAAASDTGAKTKLVGDVAFAEAEAVAGAITPVPGGVGPMTIACLLKNTLTSAQRRER; from the coding sequence ATGATTATCGACGGCAAGGCTTTTGCTGCCGCGTTACGCGCCGAAGTCGCAACGGGCGTTGCGCTACTGTCACGCGTCCCCGGCCTCGCAGTGGTGCTTGTCGGCAGTGATCCGGCGAGCGCAGTCTATGTGCGGTCAAAGGGGAAAGCCTGTCGCGAAGCGGGCATGGCAAGCTTCGAACATCCACTGCCTGCCGAGACTTCACAGGCCGATCTGGTTGCGCTCGTCCACCAATTGAACGCCGATCCCGCCGTCGATGGCATCCTCGTGCAGCTTCCCCTGCCCGACCATATCGATGCGAATGCCATTATTGCAGCGATCGACCCGGAAAAGGACGTGGACGGCTTTACGCCCGAAAACGCCGGTCGGCTGGCTACGGGGCTGGAGGGGTTTGTGCCCTGCACGCCGCTGGGCGCGATGATGATGTTGAAGGCCACGCGGGGCGACCTGACGGGGCTTGAAGCGGTCGTGATCGGACGGTCGAACATCGTTGGTAAGCCGATGGCGGCACTGTTGCTCGGCGAAAGCTGCACGGTGACGATCGCCCATTCGCGAACGCGTAACTTGCCCGCCGTTGTGCGCCGCGCCGACATCGTGGTGGCCGCCGTCGGCCGTCCGGAAATGGTGCGTGGCGACTGGATAAAACCCGGCGCGACCGTAATCGACGTCGGGATCAACCGCGTCGATGCGGCTGCCAGTGACACAGGCGCTAAAACGAAACTGGTGGGCGATGTCGCCTTTGCCGAAGCCGAAGCCGTCGCGGGCGCGATTACGCCGGTGCCGGGTGGTGTCGGCCCGATGACAATCGCCTGCCTGTTGAAGAACACGCTGACATCGGCGCAGCGGCGCGAGCGGTGA
- a CDS encoding MarC family protein, whose product MIALFVSAFVTFFVVIDPPGCAPIFASLTSGAPAQHRRNMAIRSVLVASCILFAFALGGKPFLKSMGVSLEAFRVAGGIMLFLIALEMVFEKRTERRESRAQDVKTSEELDDISIFPMGIPMIAGPGSIASAMLLCSRVDNWFDRGIVLAAMAAILVLTMASLLLAGPLMNLLGNRLEAMITRVLGVILAALATQFVIDGIKTSFGV is encoded by the coding sequence GTGATCGCCCTTTTCGTCTCTGCTTTCGTCACGTTCTTTGTGGTTATCGACCCGCCGGGCTGTGCGCCGATCTTTGCCAGCCTGACATCGGGAGCGCCCGCCCAGCATCGTCGCAACATGGCGATCCGGTCGGTTTTGGTCGCAAGCTGCATCCTGTTTGCCTTTGCTTTGGGCGGCAAACCGTTTTTGAAATCAATGGGCGTCAGCCTTGAAGCTTTCCGCGTCGCGGGCGGAATCATGTTGTTCCTGATCGCGCTCGAGATGGTTTTCGAAAAACGCACCGAGCGTCGGGAAAGTCGCGCTCAGGACGTAAAGACATCCGAGGAACTCGACGACATTTCGATCTTTCCGATGGGCATACCGATGATCGCCGGGCCGGGTTCGATCGCCAGCGCCATGCTGTTATGTTCGCGCGTCGATAACTGGTTCGACCGTGGCATCGTGCTGGCCGCGATGGCGGCTATCCTGGTGCTGACGATGGCATCGCTATTGCTGGCAGGACCGTTGATGAACCTGCTCGGCAATCGGCTCGAAGCGATGATTACCCGTGTATTGGGGGTCATCCTCGCCGCACTGGCAACTCAATTCGTGATCGACGGGATCAAGACCAGCTTCGGCGTCTGA
- a CDS encoding AcrB/AcrD/AcrF family protein: MSVIPDAVPEGRIYHWLRWQTLIWIIACAFMLYFRWAAIHWYSLPDTDDNMRMAQVHALLNGQGWYDLRQYKLNPPLGFDIHWSRLVDLPIAGIELLVRPFAGTAVAEKTAAAIAPMLPLWVAMAAMGLAVRRLVARDSFAVAAGLILCCSSAMLMFSPLRVDHHGWQLAMLVLTIAGLADRNTMRGGLTMGLSSAVSLTIGLELMPFLVIAGAASVLRWVWDMDEAARLRGYALALAGGCALGYAGFTSYASSVARCDVLSPVWLSAMVTAGVLAFGLSYLTAANTRIRLGAAAIGGAFLVAAFALVWPQCLGRPEQISPELASKWFNNIREAKPLYTQPWTTFVMVVALPVVGVIGSFWTAWHARAQGRFGAWAPVALVSLVSLLLVLWQTRQGPAAQLMAVPGATALVWYLVPKFRNSGSMLMRTVGVVAVILLVSGVAVPVAVDQFPAAPVTARSKAIGRANARCATLPALAPIARLPATTIFTFVDMGPRLINVTPQKAIAGPYHRNGDAILDVHHAFDGTPETAHAIMVKHGATLLLTCPNMSESTIYRSRSPNGFYSRLAKGEKFAWLEPMPLPAGSPLLLWRIR, from the coding sequence ATGAGCGTGATACCTGATGCCGTCCCCGAAGGCCGGATTTACCATTGGCTGCGCTGGCAGACGCTGATCTGGATTATCGCCTGTGCGTTCATGCTCTATTTTCGCTGGGCTGCGATCCACTGGTACAGCCTGCCCGATACCGACGATAATATGCGGATGGCGCAGGTGCACGCGCTGTTGAACGGGCAGGGATGGTACGACCTTCGCCAGTATAAGCTCAATCCGCCGCTCGGCTTCGACATTCACTGGAGCCGCCTTGTCGATCTGCCGATCGCAGGGATCGAACTGCTCGTTCGTCCCTTTGCCGGAACGGCCGTTGCCGAAAAAACTGCCGCGGCCATCGCGCCGATGTTGCCATTATGGGTCGCGATGGCTGCGATGGGGCTTGCGGTGCGTCGGCTTGTCGCGCGCGATTCATTCGCGGTTGCCGCCGGGCTGATCCTTTGTTGCTCCTCTGCGATGCTGATGTTTTCGCCCCTGCGCGTCGATCATCACGGGTGGCAGTTGGCGATGCTGGTGCTGACGATTGCCGGGCTGGCCGATCGGAACACGATGCGTGGTGGCCTGACGATGGGCTTGTCGAGCGCGGTATCTCTGACGATCGGACTGGAGCTGATGCCGTTCCTTGTGATCGCGGGTGCGGCAAGCGTGCTACGCTGGGTCTGGGACATGGACGAAGCTGCGCGGTTGCGTGGCTATGCGCTTGCTTTGGCCGGTGGATGCGCGCTCGGCTATGCAGGTTTTACGTCCTATGCCAGCAGCGTGGCGCGGTGCGATGTGCTGTCGCCGGTCTGGTTGTCTGCGATGGTCACGGCTGGGGTTCTTGCTTTCGGCCTGTCGTATCTGACCGCGGCCAACACCCGGATTCGGCTCGGCGCAGCGGCAATCGGCGGTGCGTTTCTCGTCGCGGCGTTCGCGCTGGTATGGCCGCAATGCCTCGGTCGTCCTGAACAGATTTCGCCTGAGTTGGCGTCAAAATGGTTCAACAATATCCGTGAAGCAAAGCCGCTCTATACACAGCCGTGGACCACATTTGTGATGGTTGTCGCGCTTCCGGTGGTTGGCGTTATCGGCAGTTTCTGGACGGCATGGCACGCGCGCGCTCAGGGGCGTTTCGGAGCATGGGCACCGGTCGCGCTCGTTTCGCTTGTCTCGTTGCTTCTGGTGCTGTGGCAGACCCGTCAGGGGCCTGCGGCGCAGTTGATGGCGGTTCCGGGTGCGACGGCTCTGGTCTGGTATCTGGTGCCGAAATTTCGCAACAGCGGGTCGATGCTGATGCGGACGGTGGGCGTCGTTGCGGTGATATTGCTGGTTTCAGGGGTCGCCGTGCCGGTGGCCGTCGATCAGTTCCCCGCCGCTCCGGTGACCGCACGCAGCAAGGCGATCGGTCGGGCAAACGCGCGTTGCGCGACATTGCCTGCACTGGCACCGATTGCGCGGCTGCCCGCAACCACGATTTTCACCTTTGTCGATATGGGGCCGCGTTTGATCAACGTCACTCCGCAAAAGGCGATTGCAGGACCGTATCATCGCAATGGCGATGCGATCCTCGATGTTCACCACGCCTTTGATGGCACACCGGAAACCGCGCACGCGATCATGGTGAAACATGGCGCAACATTGCTTCTGACGTGTCCGAACATGAGCGAATCAACGATCTATCGTTCGCGTTCGCCCAACGGGTTCTACTCACGCTTGGCTAAGGGCGAAAAATTTGCATGGCTCGAACCGATGCCGTTGCCAGCGGGCTCGCCACTTTTGTTGTGGCGCATTCGTTAA
- a CDS encoding GtrA family protein: protein MLKTLSLDDNQRALLAQILRYAVTGGFVTVLGVVVYALFVRVVGTAPLVANVAAYLVAMAAGYFLHSRFSFRDQGSRGKPAQVGAKFFITSGISFSLNSFFVWLFTSIFHWDKLTPIGAMVFITPVICFVIYRKWVFV from the coding sequence ATGCTTAAAACTCTTTCCCTCGACGATAATCAGCGCGCCTTGCTGGCGCAGATACTGCGCTATGCCGTGACGGGCGGGTTCGTGACCGTGCTGGGCGTGGTGGTTTACGCGCTGTTCGTGCGCGTCGTCGGTACGGCGCCCCTCGTCGCCAACGTCGCCGCTTATCTCGTGGCGATGGCCGCCGGCTATTTCCTGCACAGCCGCTTCAGTTTTCGCGATCAGGGCTCGCGCGGTAAACCCGCGCAGGTTGGGGCGAAGTTTTTCATCACATCCGGCATCAGCTTTTCGCTCAACAGCTTTTTCGTCTGGTTGTTCACCAGCATTTTTCACTGGGACAAGCTGACACCGATTGGCGCGATGGTGTTTATTACGCCGGTGATCTGCTTTGTAATCTATCGGAAATGGGTCTTCGTCTGA
- a CDS encoding class I SAM-dependent methyltransferase, producing MDRSIYDAMAAQDSVHWWYVARRDVLHDLIARYIPLPTDARILEIGCGTGHNLAMLAKFGTVEGSELDPASRAMAIERFGPVIGDARLPELDGIADGRYDMVALLDVLEHVGDDVAALKGIARRLKPGGKILLTVPQYPFMWSGHDVANHHFRRYTKKTLEAAIAASGLRHEKLTSFNSLLFPLAAASRVAAKIRGREGSDDTLPPAPVNGLFRTIFGLERHLIGRIPLPPGISLAAILSPR from the coding sequence ATGGATCGCTCGATTTATGACGCGATGGCCGCGCAGGACAGCGTCCACTGGTGGTATGTCGCGCGCCGCGACGTGCTGCACGATCTGATCGCGCGGTACATCCCGCTGCCGACGGACGCGCGGATATTGGAGATCGGCTGCGGAACCGGCCACAATCTGGCGATGCTGGCAAAGTTCGGCACCGTCGAAGGAAGCGAACTCGATCCAGCGTCACGCGCGATGGCGATCGAGCGGTTCGGTCCTGTGATCGGCGATGCACGCTTGCCCGAACTCGATGGGATCGCGGACGGGCGTTACGATATGGTGGCGCTGCTCGATGTACTCGAACACGTCGGGGACGACGTTGCCGCGCTGAAGGGGATCGCCAGGCGGTTAAAGCCGGGCGGGAAGATACTGCTGACGGTGCCGCAATATCCGTTCATGTGGTCGGGTCACGACGTCGCCAATCACCACTTCCGGCGCTACACCAAAAAGACGCTGGAAGCTGCGATCGCAGCCAGTGGGTTGCGTCATGAAAAACTGACAAGCTTTAACAGCCTGTTGTTTCCGCTGGCCGCCGCGAGCCGCGTTGCGGCGAAAATTCGGGGCCGGGAAGGCAGCGATGATACGCTGCCCCCTGCGCCGGTAAATGGCTTGTTCCGAACGATATTCGGACTGGAACGTCACCTGATCGGCCGTATTCCGTTGCCACCGGGAATTTCGCTGGCCGCCATCTTGTCGCCCCGATAA
- a CDS encoding glycosyltransferase family 2 protein, which translates to MTFLSIVIPCFDEEACLDELHRRVSAVARAVAGDDHEIVLIDDGSRDGTWAAMTRIAAADPQVMAINLSRNHGHQLALTAGLDLARGERILILDADLQDPPELLPDMLAAMDSQRADVVYAVRRQRAGESLAKRASAAIFYRLLDKLTDTSIPLDAGDFRLMSRRALDALLAMPEQARFIRGMVAWIGFRQVPFAYDRAERHAGETHYPFAKMLSLAFDAVTGFSTAPLRFASHAGLALTGFSFLILAYIAVGWLTGTAVAGWTSLMLVVVGLGAVQMFVLGMIGEYLGRLYIESKKRPLYIVADVIGTAREDTVLGYRGDKMAASEIPGGNGIRPIR; encoded by the coding sequence ATGACCTTTCTTTCAATCGTGATCCCCTGTTTTGACGAAGAAGCCTGTCTCGACGAACTGCATCGGCGGGTGTCGGCGGTTGCGCGCGCCGTGGCGGGGGACGACCATGAAATCGTGTTGATCGACGATGGTTCGCGTGATGGCACCTGGGCAGCAATGACCCGCATCGCCGCCGCCGATCCTCAGGTCATGGCGATCAACCTGTCGCGCAATCACGGGCACCAGCTTGCGCTGACGGCGGGGCTTGATCTGGCTCGCGGCGAGCGCATCCTGATACTTGACGCCGATCTGCAAGACCCGCCCGAACTGCTACCCGACATGCTCGCCGCGATGGACAGCCAGCGTGCCGATGTCGTCTATGCAGTGCGTCGCCAGCGCGCGGGGGAAAGCCTTGCCAAACGGGCTTCGGCGGCGATTTTTTATCGGTTGCTCGACAAGCTGACCGATACCAGCATCCCGCTCGACGCCGGGGATTTTCGCCTGATGAGCAGGCGCGCTCTGGATGCGCTGCTCGCCATGCCCGAACAGGCGCGTTTCATTCGGGGTATGGTTGCGTGGATCGGCTTCCGACAGGTGCCTTTCGCCTATGATCGCGCGGAACGTCATGCGGGCGAAACCCATTATCCTTTCGCCAAGATGTTGAGCCTTGCGTTCGATGCGGTGACGGGTTTTTCGACTGCGCCATTGCGCTTTGCCAGTCACGCGGGACTGGCGCTGACCGGCTTCTCGTTTCTGATCCTGGCCTATATCGCTGTCGGCTGGCTGACCGGCACGGCAGTGGCGGGCTGGACCTCACTGATGCTGGTCGTCGTCGGTCTGGGCGCGGTCCAGATGTTCGTTCTCGGCATGATCGGCGAATATCTTGGTCGACTCTATATCGAATCGAAAAAGCGCCCGCTCTATATTGTCGCCGATGTCATCGGGACCGCCCGTGAGGACACAGTTCTCGGTTATCGGGGCGACAAGATGGCGGCCAGCGAAATTCCCGGTGGCAACGGAATACGGCCGATCAGGTGA